In Oryza sativa Japonica Group chromosome 1, ASM3414082v1, the genomic stretch GTTTCTAGATAATCttcaaaaaatgtttttttctgtTCACTAAAAAatgtccccttttttttctgtttatactaaaaaaattttatttccGCAGTAAGTTGCACATGTATAGTGTCACAATGAATCATCTCCTATACAGGTATTGGCCCAACAACAAGAGCAGGATGTATGTACTTGAGAATACCGGTGAGTACctcatttcatttttttcctttttctgttaaACGTTATAGAACAATGTTCTTATATTCCTTCCCTCCTTTTAAACACCAGGGGATTATGTCAGAACCCATGATCTTCAACTAGGAGACTCCATTGTGATATACAAAGATGATGAGAATAACCGATTTGTAATCACCTTGTCTCATAATTATTTAATCACCCTACTCTTTTATGCTCATTACATATGATAATTTATAACTTGTGAAGGTCATCGGAGCAAAGAAGGCAGGTGATCAACAAGCTGCCACTGTGCCACAAGTTGACGAGCATATCTCTACCCTCTTCCCCATTTTTCCAATTGCACAAGTCGATGACTATCTCTCTCCCATGGCACCACAAGTTGATATCTCTGCCTTCGTGCCACATGCTGATGAGAACCATGAGATATTTGACGGGATACTGAATTCTCTGCCAGAGATACCAGTAGCCAATGTGAGGTATTCTGACTTCTTCGACCCATTCGATGATGGTATGGACATGGCAAACACTCTGAACGCCAACGCCAACCAGTCTGCTAGTCTGCATGTCACTGATGATAAGTCTGGGCATTCCTTGATTCCCAACCCAAAGTCTGGGCCTCACATGTGAGACTGACAGGGAAGTGGTATTTCATACCATGGTCAGTTTGTATGAAGCTCAGAAACCCCTTCCCTGGCGCCATTGTTGTACATCCAAATAATTGGTGTCCTTATTTTGACGCTGTATATGCTAACTGCTACATGCAGTTTTATGTGTAAAATATTTTGTTCACAACCCAACTGGAGGTTTAATCAGATGAAACATTGTAACTCTGTTCAGTTCAGCTCAGAAATGTAATTGTTTCTTTCAGTATGTCCATTGATTTGCTGGAGCTAGAACTGTAGGAACCTAAAGCGCCAAGTTTCTTTCTAGATTTACTGGATTTACTGATCACCAAATCGATCGGCTGTTTGGTTTTCCTTGCTACATGTGAATCATAGTACGCACGAAGTCTTTGCTCCACGCACTCCTAGCCTAGTAGTTATGTTCTTAGCATTCCAAATATTGCAAACGCTGTGTGTTAATTTCCCCTTCCTTCAGTTCGAATGCGTCATACACCGGTTAGTACATCGAATTCAAAAGATTTAATAGAGACCTGAGAGCGCTGTTGCTCGTCAATTATTTTCAGAAAGAAAACTGGAAATGTGTTCGTTCATCGCACGAGTAGTCATTTTGATGGCAAATTTTGGTATAGAAAAGTAATTTCACCTGACTCTTTATATGGCAAATTTTGATTTTACTACAACACCtttaaaatttatgtaatttgcTGATAGGCATAAAAAAATGTCATAGTTGAAGGgaaaaaactggtaatttgcTAGGTGACATTTTCGGATCCATtggggagagaaaaaaatattaaaaagagGAGAATGCGCTTAGGTCCACAAGTTTTGAACGATGTTGGAGTGAAAATATTGAAATTATGCGACTCTCATTTTTTGCCATCACATAAATGCATTGTTAGCATGCATCATATTCTGTCTTCAGTCTTCACTCTAGTGTTATAGTCTCGTGGGTTGGGAACTAATCCTCCTTTTATGAAAAACAAAACTACGGATTgccacatgattaattaagtactagctAAAAGAACtcgaaaatgatttttttagtgaaaattaaaaaatgaagcaatatgattttttaaagcaatttccTATAGAAAAACTTTTCACACGCGCACACTCAtccctatgaacacacgcacgcaaccctacccctatgagaaTGCCGTTgaatcctggaaaattcgctctCATGGAAAGTCAAACCTAGAACATAAGGTGCTATTGagactcttgtaaccactaggctacatgccttTTCGCATAGATAAACGAAGGTCACATATAATCTTATCTTtaaaaggaatagaaaaaatattcgTTAAAGATAAAACTATAGGACACAACCCATCATCACAGTTGAGATCTTATTTGTGATAGACTGATAGGTTAAAGTACAAACTGATAGAGAATAACTATGTCGACTCGAAACCTTAACACCCGTTAAAGACGAAAAGTCATTTGTGATAGGTGTAATTTAACCACCCGTCGAATATTACTCGAGTCACCTTTGATTGGTTGTTATGTGTGACAGGTGCACCCTCACAGGTGTAGAGACCGGGGTTAATATAAatccattatttttaaaaaaatgtgtgaCATGCGTCTCCACCTTACCCCCTCCCCCCGCCTCCTAACTTCTCTTGTTTCCCTTATCACCATTCTTTACACAGGCTCCATTGTTTTCGTCCTTCCATATGGCTTATACGTCGGCCCTCTGTTCATCGCCGGTCCTCTGTCGGCCGTGACCATCCCATAAGCCTAGGGGAACCCTCTTCCCCCCACCTCTCCCCTACCACCTTCCTCCAACTCTAACCCCAAACCCTAATGGGTTGGGGACATCACCGTCTTATCGGACTTGCGCAACTCATTGGCGTTAGAGGAGAAAAAGATTTGTATGAATCTTGGTGTGGATCCAACGATCCAAAATTTGATAGAAATCCTTCCTTTCCTCTAAAATTCTGTCATATGAAGATTAGCAATTTTGTAATTTCTTACAGGTTCACAACCTGCTAGGTAAAATGTAATGGTCCATGCATAATAGTTCCAACACCTAAATTTAACTCTAGGAGTTGAGTCTGTAGTAGAGTTGTAGAACATCTTAAACCTAGCTCCACCtctttagtttattttgtgagagcgctTCACCCAGTTTTACTCTTATTTTAGGTAGACCTAAAACTATTTGGCTGGGCTTTAGCTCTAAAAAATgtagagctggagctggagtcGTACCAAATAGGCACTATATCTTGTAatatgtgaaaagaaaattaagcaACTCAGAGATTGCAAGTGTTGCATACATTACATAGAAGTAGCAGATAATGATTTGCCTACCATCACATTGCCTTTCTTCAATAACTAGATTTATACTACTTGCAAAATGTTAAAGCAAGCTGCAACCTTGATGTAGGGATTATTTACTTTATAGCCAAAATTAACTCTACTAAGTTTTGACTTTACTCAAATTTAGGAATGTAACCATCTAAACGTTGTTAAAATTTGTTTACACTGTCTGGTAATTCTAGAATCTTTTCTACCCAAAATATTGACAAAATTAATAAACTGAAAAAACTTACACTTCTCAACCTTACTGACAACACCAACTTTTGAAAGGCTGATTTAGGGCATCAACACTAAGGCTATATTTGGATAATGGAAAATGAGAGGTGGGATTGAGATTGGAAAATGAATGAAATGTTAGAATTAaatgaaagagaaagaaagaatggttaggatttaaataTGTCTTTTGGTGGGTGAGAAATTATTTCCTTAACCCATTAGCCAAACAAGGCCTAAGGACGAAAACGTCTAGAAGATCGGATCTTGTCCTCGCCCATCAGGCCTTCCTCTGTAATATCTCGTAACTTGAGGGATCCCTACAGATAAATCCCAGCATTCCCAAACCCCAAATGCtagccccacctgtcatacgcAAACAGATGGCATTCCTCCACAATATCTCACAGCTTGAGGGACTATTCCGCATAAATCTGTACAATCCCCAAATAAACCCAAAACCCCCTGTGTTCGCTGTTCGCCTCTCCCCTCgcctcccgcgcgccgccgcctcatatccctcgtgacctcgtcgccgatcACCGCCGTCTCTTCCCTCGACGGCGAGCACATCCAATCGGCAAAACCAGCTCGACGGACACCACTACCTCCGCCAGCTCAATCCATCAAACCCTAGACCATGGCGTCGGAGGGCGATGCGAGTgccctggtggcggcggcggaggggaggaagcCCCGTCACAAGGGGAAGCACGACAAGCCGAAGCCGTGGGACGATGACCCCAACATTGACCACTGGAAGATCGAGGAGTTCGACCCCTCCTGGAACGAGGGCGGCATGCTCGAAGTCACCTCCTTCTCCACGCTCTTCCCCCAGTACCGAGGCAAGTCACCTCACCCCACACCCCCATCCGCGCTCTCCTGGTTTCTTCCGCGATCGGCGATCGATTGGTTTTGCCTGGTTGTTAGTGGGGCGAAATCGAAGTCCATATGATGTTTGGATTGACGAGGTTTTTCTTGTTCGGATGCAGAGAAGTACCTGCAGGAGGCGTGGCCGATTGTGAAAGGCGCACTGAAGGAGTTTGGGGTCGCTTGCGAGCTCAATCTGGTAGACGGTCAATGATTAGACCTGTTTGGTGAGGTCTCCAGTTCATTCTGTGGTAAAGATTTGAGACATCTCTTGATGTTGTGCAGGTGGAGGGATCTATGACCGTTTCAACCACAAGGAAGACCAAGGATCCCTACATCATCATTAAGGCCAATGAACTGATAAAATTGCTATCGAGGAGTGTCCCTGCTCCTCAGGTATTATTCTCTTTGTATCCACTGCACTGAGTCCTTTAGGTTATAAGAAAATGTTGTTGAAAATGTGAGAGCTAACTTAGATCTCTATTCAGTATACTATGCCATTCCCGCATGCTACTAATATTGTGTTTCTCACCCATTGATTGCTTTGTGTGAGACTTGTTTCCTCGCTAAGCCTCTACTGAATTTTGCAGGCAATTAAAATACTCAATGATGAGATGAGCTGTGCTATTATTAAGATTGGTAGTATCATACGGAACAAGGTAGACTTCCTCTCATGGTTTAACATCAATTTGCCTTCTAATACTAACTATGACCAAGTCATGGTTCCTACTGTAAACTTCTGTCTGTTGTCAGTTGCAAATATCCCCACTCAACATAGCCTGTAAAGACTAGCTTTTGTTAGTCATGAAACACAAGTGCATAAGGGTGTTGGAGAACCTTCTCAACTCAATCGCTGTTTCGAAATAGCAACAGCATGTTACTGAATGATTCGCACGATGCAATTTGTCAAGAGGGTCACCTTGTAGTTTGTAGCATTGTATTTTCATATTAGGACTCCGTTCCTTGACACAACATCTAGCTATTATGATGTTTATGGATTTGCtagttatataaaaaatacatgATCTGAAGCCctgcatcacatattcacatcataGGTTCTGTGCTAACTTGTCTGTATTGTCTTGCAAATACAAAAATGCAAACTGGTCTGAGGAGCTACAACCTAGGTTTCTTTAATTAGTCTGATTTAACTTAATGTGTAATTTTTTACATGCTTATAGCGTGTCGTCTAGTAAACAACATAATCATCGTCTCTTCATGCTATTTTGTTGATCACTCTGTCTTGCTGAATTTAGTTTACTCTACAGCCTGCTAATAATGTGCCATCTGTAGGAAAGATTTGTTAAAAGGAGAGGACGTCTTCTGGGGCCTAATTTATCTACTCTCAAGGTAAACTTCTTGTCATATGTTCAATTTTGATATATCTCATTATTGGAAGGTTAAAAAAGTTAAAGAAAAAACATTCCTTTGTTTACGTACTGTTTTATGTACTGCAGGCCATAGAGATTTTGACTGGCTGCTACATCTTAGTTCAGGTtttccaacttttttattttatgtgCTAATTGTGGGATATCCTTTTTACTCTATACGTCAAAGGATTTGACTACTATTGTTATGCTGTTTTCATCATTAAAAGGGAAACACTGCTGCTGCTATGGGTTACTGGAAGGGATTGAAACAAGTTGTGAGGGTTGTGGAGGACTGCATAAAGAATGTCAAGCATCCTGTGTACCACATCAAGGTGGCTGGTTTCGTTTCTCAGATGTTTGATTGAAGGATGTTCCTACAGAACTATTGTTGATTAGTGATTACTTACAATTGTTATTTATCTACATAGGAACTCCTAATTAAACGTGAGCTGGTCAAAAATCCTGCGCTAGCCCATGAAAGCTGGGACAAGTTTCTCCCGAAATTTAAGAAGTAAGGAACTTGCATCCTCTTCATTAAGGGGGTTAGTGCCCCTGATAATTATTTCACATGTCTTGTACATCATTATTTTTGCTTTTCCTCAGGAAAAATGTCAAGCAAAAGAAACCGTTAACCAAGGAGAAGAAACAATACACACCCTTTCCACCTCCTCAGCAACCTAGCAAGGTGAAGTAATTGCTTTTATTTAAACTTGTTTGTAGTGTCATTCTTGTACTGTTTGTTGTACTGGTTTTCACCAGCTTATGAGTTGCGGTGATTAGCAGTCCATGGATTCCTGCAACTTACGTATTTATGCATGTTGCTCCCCTCACATCATTGTATTTGTATAGAAGATACTAGCATTTCATATTTTGCTACATGATAATTTGGAGAAAACAGCATCCATGGGctatgtatttttttcccaTATTATCTGATGATATGGTGTAGTGCAAATGTAGCTTCTGCTGGATATTTTCTTTTGTGTATTGCAATACCATTTTACTGAACTTTTCATCCTGGGTGTTGTAGATTGACCTTGAACTTGAGAGTGGTGAGTGTTTCATGAGTGACAAAAAGAAGTCAGCAAAGGAATGGCAAGAGAAGCTGGAAAAGCAATCGCAGAAAGCTGAAGagaacaaaagaaagagagaagctGCATTTGTTCATCCAAATGTTAGATATTTGTGTTTGTCAATTTGTGTATTCTCAGGATTATCTTCCTAATTTTACTTCTAAATAATAACAATTTGTTTCAGGAGGACATTGCAACTCCGTATGAATCTGCCAAGTCCATCATCAACAATGGCGAAATTGCTGATATGGCAAAGTCCTTAAAGGTAAACATTGTTTTGTGCTTATTAATTTCTTCGGAGTGTAGCTTGTTTACTGTAACTAGAATGGTCATCTCATAATTGTGAATCTGCTCGCTTTGCAGAAGAAAGCAAAGGAATTAAGAAAGAATGAAGAACAGGAAAATGTGAGACTCGAGTCTTATGTTGCAAGTAATGAAGGATCACGCCCAAAAAAGAAGCACAAATTGTCCAAGTATTCGCAACCTGAATGAACCATAACCCCCTGTTAGTGCGATAACTTTATTCTATTCGTATCATGCCCATTAGCTTCTCATTCGAAGTTTAGGATGGCGACTGAAGTTGGAAAAACAAAATTTGTGCCTTTTGGCTGTCTGCTGCTTGTAAAAGTAGCTCTGATCTATTAGAAGTATAATCTTGTTGTTTTAGTTTCAGCATGTTTATTTGTATGGTAGTAGCTGAGTAGAAGTCACATGTGTGTGTTGCATGGCGTGAGTGCTAGCTTAGTGGTTGTGCTGCATGGCTTAGTGAGTAGAGAGATTGGCAGTGAGTAGTGGCTGATCGTGCTGCCAGGAGGTGAGAGTACATCTAGCTAATTAGTTAGCCATGCATGCAAATGTGGTGAAGGGATCAGCACACGTCCAGGAGCAGGAAGCGGTCGAACGCTGCATGCACGTATCGGCGATTGACCAGGAGAATTCTGTTAGACGTGGGTGAGTTTATTATCTAGGATTCTTGCATTTCTTTAGGCTTAAGCAGGTAATGTGCATCTTTAAAAAGAGATCAATGTAATCAGTTTCAGTGTGaggaaaaaacagaaaagagtgCTACGCACTTGCAAACTCTCTGTCTCTCCATCTTCTAAAGTTCTTGTGAGATTGAGTGAGTGAATAGCTTTGATTTCCAACATGATCTGCCTGGGTTGTGTAACTGTTTGTGCGCAACTGATATCAGGCGTCAAACTCCATCATAGGAACATATGAGCACAATTTTGGCATACCCTATTACTACTGTCAGTCTGTCACTACCTTTTGGTTATACATCAGGAACATCTTGGACTAGACATATCTATATGCTAGTAATGCCTCtaacactgacatgtgggctcctCAATGTTGGGTAAAACTCTTGCTCCCTAATTCAAATGCTCTCAATCTCCAATCCCCAGTCGGACCTTTGATTTTGTGGTAACGCACGAGCAAATCAGCTAGTTTTCCTCATATAATTCATCACAGTTGTACGAGGATGAGGAGCATATGCTGCTTTCTTGCTGTGTATTTCATTCCCCCGGATCGTTAATTACATGAGATCCTATTTTAGGACGCCTCTCCGTATACAATTGTAGaaaaaagagtaaaatgcaccagcggtccttaaacttgtcaagAGGTTTCATTTAGGTCTACGAACTTGCAAAGAGCACatcgaggtccctaaacttggtttattataTCATCCCAGTCCAAAGccgcgtttgaccgtggtcttgcctacgtggcacgccacgtggacgatgacatggaattttttttattttttctcccttctcccttcttttttctctttcttccttgtctAAAAGACGAAAATGCCTCGTACACATCATCGTCCGTGTCATCGTCTtttcataaaagagaaaaaagaaggaagaagggagaaaaaaataaaaaaaatttcatgtcatcgtccacgtggcgtgccacgtaggcaaaaCCACGGTCAAAAGTAGCTTTGGACCTGGATGATATGTgtgctttgcaagttcgtggacctaagtgaaatctcctaacaagtttaaggaccgctggtgcattttactctagaaaaaatatgaatagtttGCAAGcaaatatatacttcctttgccctaaaataactttatttctAGCATATGCAccatttatcttaaaaataagTTTACTTCTATCCCTTTACTTATCATCCGCAAGTCGATGAGTTTTATTCCTTAATATTCATTACCTACCATACACATATAATCACTCATAAATActgtttttttctattaatgtcTTTTCTCCACCTTGTTTTGAACACCCAAGACTAGATATGGAGTTATTTcaggatagagggagtaaaatattttttttaccatgacACCAATAATTAGCATAGTGCTATTGTATTGCATTGTTttgtaacttaaaaaaaagtacagGATTGAGGTAAACAACTAATATAAAAGTGCTTTCGAAAATGTGCCCGCCCTATATTCTTAGGAAAAATAAAGCCTTAAATTTTTAAAGTGCGTGAAGTCAGTCCTTCTGTTCTTTCTACCCGATGAGCGCTTTGCCTGTGTTAGCTTATTTGGCTGCATGCATCGGTTGAGTCAGGCTAGTCTAGCCTTGGGTCGAGCCTTGTGCTCTAGTGAGTTGGGTACTAATTATATATCATAGGCTTAATACATATGTGCATTACAACAATACATTTGCATATCAAGAATTAGTGATGACATCTTTGTATGGTGCCAGTGATGATATCCTGATATTCGTGATGATACCTACAGTTATCAGTTATGATGCTTGTCAGGTACCAGGTACCGATGAAGATTCAGCGGTGACCAGTGATGATACCTTACGTATCcgtgattaaaaaaaatgatacttACGGGTACCAATAAATGTTATAGAAGTTAACGTCTATCCAAAGGAAGAAAATGTCTGATTGATGCGCCGATTTTGATGAGGTGTCATGCCTGTGGTTGTATCATGACAAAAATGCGAAATATCATAACATCTTCATGGTATAAGGTATCTATCTCACCTTCGTGGTACCTTGGAGGTGTCACGAGTTATTTTACTTGggacctgttcactttgatgccaaaaaaaaccttaacaaattttagcaatgctaaaattttggtatagttgccaaaattttagtataatttcttatatagttactaaaatttagcagcaaactaaatgtaaccactttttttagcaactttaccaaaatttggtaaggttgaaaatgacatcaaagtaaaCATGCCCTTGATGTGTAATTGTATTTGTTGGAACAAAATCTAACATGCATGGCAAGGGTTCCTGTCTTCATTGGGAAGAGCCCTAACTTGAATAccgggaagaaggggagaggatCAAAGTGAGGTTAACAGTGGATGGAATGGATCCCGCCATCACTTTGCCCTTGGAGGGCATTTTATTCATAAGCGACGAAAAATTACGTTATTACCCTTGTCCGTTTACATAAGAGTAAAGTCATCCTGGAGCGTTTTAGTCATTTATTACATTAGTTAACCAAACACCCTACCTCCCTAAGAGTGGGGTTTATCCCCCAATAGGCCAATAGTCCTGAAGAACAAGAGAACTATTTAGGCTTAGCATAGATCAAACAAACCCATCATCGAGAGGGCTAGGTATCAAAGGGTGTGCCATCGCAAGAACAAGGCGTTTTGCGACGTGGATTGGCACACGGTAGAGCGTGGGATAGAGGCACCGATGCATCATAAATCCCCTAGTGGCCCTCCTAGAAATGCAGCACTAAAAATTGAGTAATCCCATATTAAAGAATATAAGTATTTATTGGTTGTGTAGCAAAAGTTAAGGTTTTAAAAAAGGTTTGGTGCTCCCTAGTTAGATGTTGGGTGAGATGGGAAGAAATTTGAGGGAAGCGATTGATGAGTCAAGTAATAGTGTTAGAAGTACTTACATATTTTGGTACAAATTTCAAATGCTAAGTGATTTTATTTCGGAACAGAGTGAGATATCTTCTCTTATTGAAAATTTAATGATCTCCTGCAGATTGAAATGAATCAACGCCGTATATCTTTAAAAAACCAGCCAACCACAACCATTATTCTATACCAGCAGAGCGATGCGATTCATTTTCTTTAATCATTTACAACACATGTACAGCTTCACTAATTATAGCAAAACCTCCTAAGCTCTATGCTTACACAAAGGCGTTTTGCCCCTTGGCCCCTTAGTATACAAGCCCAAAAAGAATTGCAAAGAAACAATGCAAGGAAAAAGTGAACACAAATATACAACCAACGAACCAATCAATAAAAATCAGAAACCTATAACCTCCCCTAGCAATCTACTCTTCAATGGCCTGCTATCTGGTATAAAAATGAATTATGCGAACTGTACACCCTATCCTACGGATAGGAACAACTGATTTATCCACAACTTGCAAGGCTCCATGGTGAGAAAAGTTAACTGTTCCCCCTTTGCAATAAAAACGCAAAGCTTGGGTTTTCACGAACAAAAGGTAGCAAATCATCTTCAGCCACCTCAATGATTGGCATTGTCTTTGCAATATCATCAAGTGAAAAAGGTATGCTGCATTAAGTAACGAAGCAAGTAAAACCATGAGCCATCAGAACTCTGGTCCTAAACTGAAAAGCTACTAATTCATTCATCCAAATGTAACAGACAGCTGACCATGAATCATCATCTAGCAGTATGGAAAAGGTTGTGACTGTATTTGATTCCTCGCGTACTGCACTTTTCAAGCTTGATGTGAACTGTAGATAGAACGGAAATAATTAATCAGTAAATGATTCATGTCTGAATGAAAACAAACAAAACGGGGGCAAGCCCGCAAGATCATATAGTGCATAATGAAGCTCATCATCTAACCTCTGCTGAGATAGCGTTTGAACCATTGATGTCATCCCAGTACATACTAACTATGCGCTCAAGCTGTTGTATGCTGAGTGCCTGAAGAGATCGTAAAAACATTAGCAAGACAACTTATTGAGCAAGGATTGCATGTGGAAAAATCTTAGTAAATAGTAGTAGAGCACTTACAGGGCACACATCAGTGCGTATCTCTTTCAGTGTCCTCATTGGTTTGAGGGAAATCACCTGACAAAAGGAGTTGGGCATGGCATGCATTTATTATTAAACGGTATCAAGCATCAAATTTGAATTgtaaaaggaaaagaaacagttttttttcaaagaacaCGCACCAAGAAATCAACAGCCTGTCTGATATGCTTCAGTGCATCCCAGGCTGAACCTGCAAACTGTATCAGACAAAAACGCATTAGGCGGTAGCTTCAGaaaatccatataaaaacaGGGAAGTGAATAACCTCTCGAGTAGCATTGTCTGACCAATGTTTTAGTTCAGCTAGTCCAACTTTCACATATTCCCCATTGCTAAATGAACAACACTCCCGCCGCAAAAGGAGTCTATTTCAACGGGAATGAGGATTAGAGACTCTCACATATGTCAAGACAAAACATTAGGATGGCGCGTTTACCTGTTAAATAGTTGAACATCAATCAGCGAAAATATCTGTGTGAATAGCTTGTGCACCAAAATTGATGGAACCTGCAAATTCAACCAAATAGTCAAGTGCATTCAGAGCCTTCTGCCAATCGATGCTATTTGTCCATAACAATTGGTCACCTACATGGTTTGCCCTTAGAACATCCAAATAGTTGGTGAGGACCTTTACAATGGCCAACCAATGTCCAAGCTGATTTTTTTGCCCCAAGCCATTCGCATGTCCTTTTGCTGGACTGTGAGAAGTTCGTGGATCCTGAGGATATTCAAATTTAGACATCTTTCAATTTGGTTCACTCTTTTTTACCAAACAAGGAGCATGTGGCAGCTACCTGGATACACAATTCAAGCAATGGATTTAGTTCCTTCTTCACACTGTCACTTATCATACCATAAACCTTCTCAATTAGATCCACAAGCTGTTGCTTGAAGAGCAAAGCTGGATATTTTGCCTCAACTTGGGGTAATCCAGCAGCTCCAACAACTGGTTGGCCACTGAGATAAGCAAGCCCAGCATTTGAAGTTTGACTTGCATGAAAGATCCTCTCAGATGAAAATCTTCGCCTTTGTGGGGTTGAGATTGCTGTCCTAGTAGTTTTGAATGATCGCTGGAGGAGAACTGTTAATGTAGACAAGTTGGATAACCAATAGGCCAATGCTCTTGTATCATTTTGGGCCTTCAAGGGAGGGAAAGCTACCATCAGGACATTGCATGATGTAGACTTGCAAGGAAGATATACTACATAAGTTATTGCGATGTGAttcattttccttttgttttcatGTTTTGCCAACATTTCAACGTTTCCACAGTAACTGTGAATTAATCTTACCTCTCCTGAATTTTATGTACATGTTAGATGTTGTAAACTATGAAATTGGATAGATAAGATTCTCTGTAGTTCTGTAGAAATTTGCAACACAAAAGTGTGCTCTATGAAAATCAGTACTATATGAGAAAGATAAGGatactataaaatttaaaaactaagTGCTAGGAACCTCGGTTGCTGAATTTATAGCCTGTAGGATGCTGTCAAAGACACCAGTCTTCATTGCTTCAAATGATCTCCAATGAGAGAGACATTGATATATAAGAAGCGCAGCAACAGGCTTGCTCCCGAAAAATCCAAGATATTGTGAAATGCAAGTGAGTAACCACTGCTGATCGTCCTGAGGCTGCTGACTCTGAGGagacttagaaaaaaataatatcattatAAAAATAAGCTCAAGGCTTAAAGCTCCAATTCAATATGCAGCATAAATACTAGCAGAATACCTGGTATTTCTGATTAAGTACTTTT encodes the following:
- the LOC9270811 gene encoding KRR1 small subunit processome component homolog, encoding MASEGDASALVAAAEGRKPRHKGKHDKPKPWDDDPNIDHWKIEEFDPSWNEGGMLEVTSFSTLFPQYREKYLQEAWPIVKGALKEFGVACELNLVEGSMTVSTTRKTKDPYIIIKANELIKLLSRSVPAPQAIKILNDEMSCAIIKIGSIIRNKERFVKRRGRLLGPNLSTLKAIEILTGCYILVQGNTAAAMGYWKGLKQVVRVVEDCIKNVKHPVYHIKELLIKRELVKNPALAHESWDKFLPKFKKKNVKQKKPLTKEKKQYTPFPPPQQPSKIDLELESGECFMSDKKKSAKEWQEKLEKQSQKAEENKRKREAAFVHPNEDIATPYESAKSIINNGEIADMAKSLKKKAKELRKNEEQENVRLESYVASNEGSRPKKKHKLSKYSQPE